CTTGTGTCAGGAAGGGGTGAGTCTGGGCCAACAGGTCAGGCGGCCTTGCGGGAGGACGTCATGAGTTTCATGAGGCTTTCCTGGCTTGCTTCGTTTTTGTCCAGGACACCTGTGATGGCGCCCTCGAAGATGGTGTAGATGCGGTCGGACAGGCCCAGGAGTTCGGGGAGCTCCGAGGAAATGACAATCACTCCCTTGCCCTGGTTCGCCAGCCTCTGGATGATGCCGTAGATCTCGTACTTGGCGCCCACGTCGATCCCTCGGGTGGGTTCATCCAAAATCAGGAGATCCGGATCGGTGAACATCCATTTGGCCAGCACGACTTTCTGCTGGTTTCCGCCGGAGAGTTTGGCCACGCCTTCCTCCACCGACGGGGTCTTGGTCCGCAGGGATTTTCGGTACTCCTCGGCAACCGAGAACTCCTTGCGCTCGTCCACCACCGTGTACTTGCTGATCGCGCGGAGGTTTGCCGCAACCGTGGTGGCCTTGATGTCGTCCAGCAGGTTCAGGCCGAGGGATTTCCGGTCTTCAGTGACGTAGCCCAGTCCGGCGTCGATGGCCGCACGGACGCTGCGAAGGTTGACAGGCTTGCCGTCCTTGTAAACCTGTCCCTTGATGTAGCGGCCATAGGAGTGACCGAAGAGCGAGCGGGCAAGTTCCGTGCGGCCGGCTCCCATCAGTCCCGCGAAGCCCACGATTTCACCGCGTCGTACGTAGAAGTTGGAGCCCTTGCAGATCAGGCGATCCTGGATCTGCGGGTGAGCCACGGTCCAGTCCTTGACTTCGAAGAAGACGTCACCGATTTTCGGTTCATGGTCCGGGAAACGGGACTCGAGCGTCCGGCCCACCATGCCTTTGATAATCCGGTCCTCATCGACGCCGTCCCGCTTGACGTTCAACGTTTCGATCGACTTGCCATCGCGAATGATGGTGATCTCGTCGGCAATCTGTTCGATCTCGTTGAGCTTGTGGGAAATGATGATCGAGGTGATGCCCTTGCCCTTCAGCCCCAGGATCAGGTCCAGCAGGTGCTGGGAGTCGGATTCGTTCAGGGCAGCCGTGGGCTCGTCCAGGATCAGCAGGCGGACGGATTTGTTCAGTGCCTTGGCGATTTCCACCAACTGCTGCTTGCCGACGCCAATTTCTTTGATGGGGGTGTCCGGGTCTTCACGGAGTCCAACCCTGGCCAGCAGTTCAATGGAACGCTTCCGGGCCTCTGCCCAGTCGATGACACCCCATTTGGTTGGCTCGTTGCCCAGGAAGATGTTTTCCATGATGGACAGTTCCGGGATCAACGCCAGCTCCTGGTGGATGATGACGATGCCCGCGGCTTCGCTTGCGCGGATGTCCTTGAATTGCTGCGTCTCGGCCATGTACACGATGTCGCCGGTGTAGCTGCCGTGCGGGTACACGCCGGAAAGGACCTTCATCAGGGTGGATTTTCCAGCACCGTTTTCGCCGCAGATTGCGTGGATCTCGCCGGCCTTTACGCGCAGGCTCACATTCGACAAGGCCTTCACGCCGGGGAATTCCTTCGTGATCGAGCGCATCTCCAAGAGGATGGGTTCGTCTTGCGTGTCAGGGGTTGTTGTCATTAGCCCTTACGCCTCCAATGCATGACTTCGTTGTCGCTCCCCAAACGGCGGAGCTGTCTGATGAAAAAGTAAACTGGATCACCTATCTTGTCGTCAAGACTTGAACACAAGATCCAGCTAACGATTTCGTTACCTACCAGTAATTCCAGCGTGTTGGAACACTAAAGCAGCTGCTCCAAGTGCTTCCGCACGCGCTCCCAAGGACGACATTGCGAGGTGTGTTGTTTCGCCTACAACGGGCACAGCGTGACGAACGAGCCCCCTTCGAATGGGGTCCAGGAGGAGGCTGCCGAGGCCCGCCAATGGTCCACCCACGACGATCACTTCAGGGTTGATCAAGTTGGCGACGTTGCCCAGTGCGCGCCCCACGGCAAGGCCTGCGTCATCCACGACGCGCTGGGTTGCGGAGTCACCTGCGAGGCAATTCCGGACGATGTCCTGGGGCGTTAGTGATGTCTCCTTGCCGCGGCCCAGCAACTCAATCATGGTGGTGGTGGAGGCGATGGTTTCGAGGCAGCCGCGGTTCCCACATCGGCACACCAGCCCGTGCTCATGGATGGTCGCGTGGCCGATTTCGCCCGTGATACCCACATTCCCGTAGTAGGGCACGCCGTTGAGAATCAGGCCGGAACCGATACCGGATCCGATCTTCAGGAACATCAGGTTGGATACGCCGCTGTGGGGTCCCCACGTCACCTCTGACAAGGCTCCGAGATTGGCGTCGTTGTCAACAAATACGGGGCAATTCAGGGCTTCTTCGAGCCTGTGGAGGATGTCGATTCCCACCCATTCGGGCAGGATGGCGCCTTGGGCAACAGTCCCTGTTCGGCGGTCAATCGGGCCGGGGATGCCCGCCCCTGCGCCCACCACCGCGCTCGGATCGATGCCATTTTCCGCCAGCAACCGCCCCAGCAAACGGACTGCAGCCGCAATGCCTTCCTCCGCATGGTGGCCCAAGGGAAGTTCAATGAAATCCTCGGCGATGACGTGATAGCCGAGCGATGCCAGGACCACCCTGAGGTGGCGTCGGCCGAAATCAATCCCGACGGCGACCGCACCGTTGCTGTTCAACCTTACGTTGGTTGCCCGGCGGCCGGAGCTGGTGGTTGGCTCGGTGGAAACGAGGCCTGCGTCCTGCATGATTTTCACGATGTTGGACACCGTGGCGGTGGAGAGTCCGGTCTGCCTGGAAAGCTCGGCTTGCGTTGACGGCCCGCTCAGCAAGCACTCGATAATTCGTTGCTGGTTCAGGTGCCGGAGCGCGGATTGCGAGCCGGGTTTTCGTGGTTGGCTCTTCGTTGAGCGCTGCATAGCGGACATGACAAGAAGATTGCCCCAAAAGCAACCTTGTAGTCAAGAAGTGAACACAACGCAACAAGCTTTCCCGACATACTCCAACGCAAGATGTCCTCAGTCCTCCGGTTATGGGGCCTGTTTTGCGTGCAATGCGTCCCGGTTCGCACGCCTCCGGGTCCAAATGCCCCGGTCCACTTGTCAGACCACGGGCCTACTCTGGAAATAAGAAGACTTCCGGCCCTCTGCGGTCCGGTACCCGGTGCAACCAAGGTGGTAATGATGCTGCTATCCGTCCTGCAGGCCAACGCTTCCGTCCTGGACGTTGAGGCGAACCTGCGCACAATCGACGACGCCGCCCGGCGCGCCACCCAGGCAGGGGCCGGCTTACTCCTCACCCCGGAGCTCTTTCCGGTGGGCTACGCACCGCTGCGGCTTCACGCCGAATTCGATCCGGCAACGCTTCCGGGCATCCGCGAACGCCTTTCCGGCATCGCCCGCCAGCACAACATCGGACTCGTTTACAGCCTCCCCGCGCCGGCTCCCGAGGACAACGGATGGCACATCACCGCCACACTCGTGGACGCCAACGGCACGGAACTCCTCAACTATGCCAAGGTCCACCTCTTCGGTGCGGAGGAGCGCAAAGCGTTCGTGGGCGCCCAAGAACCTCCCGCCGTCGTGGATTTCAACGGGATCCGCACGTCGATGCTGATTTGCTATGACGTTGAGTTCCCGGAGGCAGTCCGGGCGGCGGCGACCCGCGGGGCCGAACTCCTGCTGGTCCCAACGGCGTTGTCAGTGGGGTTCGACAACGTGCCGCAGGTGCTCATCCGTGCCCGCGCGGTGGAGAGCCAGCTCAACGTTGCGTACGCCAACCACAGTGGACACGAGGACATGTACAACTTCCTCGGCGGCAGCGTTGTTGCCGGCCCCGATGGCTCGCTGCTCGCTGCGGCGGGGGAGTCGGCGTCGCTGCTGTTCGCGGAAGTGGGCACGGAGACGGTGAAAGCCGCGCGCGATGAAGTCCCGTACCTGCGCGAACGACGCCCTGAGCTCTACCGAAAATGGGAAGAGAGCGTTTAGACCCCCTCGGACCCGGACAACCCGGCAACAAGCTCGTCCGCATACTGCAGGGCGATCCACAGTTCGGCCCGGACCTGCGCCTGGTTCAGGTCCATGTCGAGCAGCTCGCCGAGGACGCCGATTTGCCGACGGACGCTGTTGCGGTGGAGGCCCAGCACCTTGGCGGAACCGTCCCAGCTGCCGTTTTCGCTGAGCCAGCCGCGCAGTACTGACAACAGCGGGTCGCGGCGATCAGGTTCCAAGGACAACACTGGGGCCAGGAGTCGCTCGGCCAGCATGGTCCCTGCCTCACGTCCCAGAAGAC
This genomic stretch from Micrococcaceae bacterium Sec5.1 harbors:
- the mmsA gene encoding multiple monosaccharide ABC transporter ATP-binding protein, which codes for MTTTPDTQDEPILLEMRSITKEFPGVKALSNVSLRVKAGEIHAICGENGAGKSTLMKVLSGVYPHGSYTGDIVYMAETQQFKDIRASEAAGIVIIHQELALIPELSIMENIFLGNEPTKWGVIDWAEARKRSIELLARVGLREDPDTPIKEIGVGKQQLVEIAKALNKSVRLLILDEPTAALNESDSQHLLDLILGLKGKGITSIIISHKLNEIEQIADEITIIRDGKSIETLNVKRDGVDEDRIIKGMVGRTLESRFPDHEPKIGDVFFEVKDWTVAHPQIQDRLICKGSNFYVRRGEIVGFAGLMGAGRTELARSLFGHSYGRYIKGQVYKDGKPVNLRSVRAAIDAGLGYVTEDRKSLGLNLLDDIKATTVAANLRAISKYTVVDERKEFSVAEEYRKSLRTKTPSVEEGVAKLSGGNQQKVVLAKWMFTDPDLLILDEPTRGIDVGAKYEIYGIIQRLANQGKGVIVISSELPELLGLSDRIYTIFEGAITGVLDKNEASQESLMKLMTSSRKAA
- a CDS encoding ROK family transcriptional regulator, with the protein product MSAMQRSTKSQPRKPGSQSALRHLNQQRIIECLLSGPSTQAELSRQTGLSTATVSNIVKIMQDAGLVSTEPTTSSGRRATNVRLNSNGAVAVGIDFGRRHLRVVLASLGYHVIAEDFIELPLGHHAEEGIAAAVRLLGRLLAENGIDPSAVVGAGAGIPGPIDRRTGTVAQGAILPEWVGIDILHRLEEALNCPVFVDNDANLGALSEVTWGPHSGVSNLMFLKIGSGIGSGLILNGVPYYGNVGITGEIGHATIHEHGLVCRCGNRGCLETIASTTTMIELLGRGKETSLTPQDIVRNCLAGDSATQRVVDDAGLAVGRALGNVANLINPEVIVVGGPLAGLGSLLLDPIRRGLVRHAVPVVGETTHLAMSSLGARAEALGAAALVFQHAGITGR
- a CDS encoding carbon-nitrogen hydrolase family protein; translation: MMLLSVLQANASVLDVEANLRTIDDAARRATQAGAGLLLTPELFPVGYAPLRLHAEFDPATLPGIRERLSGIARQHNIGLVYSLPAPAPEDNGWHITATLVDANGTELLNYAKVHLFGAEERKAFVGAQEPPAVVDFNGIRTSMLICYDVEFPEAVRAAATRGAELLLVPTALSVGFDNVPQVLIRARAVESQLNVAYANHSGHEDMYNFLGGSVVAGPDGSLLAAAGESASLLFAEVGTETVKAARDEVPYLRERRPELYRKWEESV